One genomic window of Cydia pomonella isolate Wapato2018A chromosome 6, ilCydPomo1, whole genome shotgun sequence includes the following:
- the LOC133518950 gene encoding uncharacterized protein LOC133518950 isoform X1, which yields MYYKFAVISFITFQLLIYLPVKFLINVIIMSLRDDESCSDDEVFYGKLSLKEVKHMFIRHQNNRQTIASNEHLQNDNHNMSLKLISTHSEPDITSKYKGDASPENIPKSLPNTTLSPDEPNLFANWDVSNSFLNLEKIVEKSCDSSSKEFDNTLEEIEYILKNTPKAEKNNTDNNYHKETELEGNQIPIQVNKEKVTLNAKPSAVVTPMKHFQKEKEVFATPSSVLHTKPALCRTPANAPFFKKPSTSSVKKTPGKNNAFQHIASPVAYYINNSPQIPLIRNVHPKKTLPGLSSIPKLVKSSISKPSNKENVYLPSVAYKSAKKTTVIDVSNAPKMPQSQWAKKLTESLPRPAVIKHIHREKDFLNKQLLRQPEDSFGDLSLHQADISVCTKKAAF from the exons atgtattacaaGTTCGCTGTCATTTCATTTATAACTTTtcagttattaatttatttgcctGTTAAGTTCCTTATCAACGTGATCATTATGAGTTTGAGAGACGACGAATCATGCAGCGATGATGAAGTATTCTACGGAAAGTTAAGTCTAAAAGAAGTTAAACACATGTTTATTAGACACCAAAATAACAGACAAACTATAGC caGTAACGAACACCTTCAGAATGATAATCATAATATGAGCCTAAAACTTATATCAACTCACTCGGAACCTGATATTACATCGAAGTATAAAGGTGATGCATCACCAGAAAACATTCCAAAATCACTGCCGAACACAACATTATCCCCTGACGAACCGAATTTATTCGCGAACTGGGATGTCTCAAACAGTTtcttaaatttagaaaaaattgtaGAAAAATCATGTGATAGCTCAAGTAAGGAGTTTGATAATACCCTTGAGGAAATAGAATACATATTGAAAAATACACCTAAAGCAGAGAAAAACAATACAGACAATAACTATCACAAAGAAACAGAATTAGAGGGGAATCAAATTCCTATCCAAGTgaataaagaaaaagtgactttGAATGCAAAACCCTCAGCTGTAGTAACCCCGATGAAGCATTTCCAGAAAGAGAAAGAAGTATTTGCTACTCCGTCATCTGTGCTACATACAAAACCCGCCTTATGTAGAACACCAGCTAACGCTCCATTTTTCAAGAAGCCATCCACATCCTCAGTAAAAAAAACTCCTGGCAAAAACAATGCATTTCAACATATTGCTAGTCCTGTGGCATACTACATCAACAATAGCCCACAAATTCCATTGATACGGAATGTGCACCCTAAGAAAACCTTGCCAGGACTATCATCCATACCAAAGCTTGTGAAGAGTTCTATAAGCAAGCCAAGTAATAAAGAGAATGTCTATCTTCCTTCTGTTGCATATAAAAGTGCAAAGAAAACCACTGtg ATTGATGTATCAAATGCACCCAAGATGCCACAAAGTCAATGGGCAAAGAAATTGACAGAGTCATTGCCAAGGCCTGCAGTAATAAAACACATACACAGAGAAAAAGACttcttaaataaacaattactaAGGCAGCCAGAAGACAGTTTTGGTGACTTATCACTCCATCAAGCTGATATATCGGTTTGTACTAAGAAAGCTGCATTTTAA
- the LOC133518950 gene encoding uncharacterized protein LOC133518950 isoform X2: MYYKFAVISFITFQLLIYLPVKFLINVIIMSLRDDESCSDDEVFYGKLSLKEVKHMFIRHQNNRQTIANEHLQNDNHNMSLKLISTHSEPDITSKYKGDASPENIPKSLPNTTLSPDEPNLFANWDVSNSFLNLEKIVEKSCDSSSKEFDNTLEEIEYILKNTPKAEKNNTDNNYHKETELEGNQIPIQVNKEKVTLNAKPSAVVTPMKHFQKEKEVFATPSSVLHTKPALCRTPANAPFFKKPSTSSVKKTPGKNNAFQHIASPVAYYINNSPQIPLIRNVHPKKTLPGLSSIPKLVKSSISKPSNKENVYLPSVAYKSAKKTTVIDVSNAPKMPQSQWAKKLTESLPRPAVIKHIHREKDFLNKQLLRQPEDSFGDLSLHQADISVCTKKAAF, translated from the exons atgtattacaaGTTCGCTGTCATTTCATTTATAACTTTtcagttattaatttatttgcctGTTAAGTTCCTTATCAACGTGATCATTATGAGTTTGAGAGACGACGAATCATGCAGCGATGATGAAGTATTCTACGGAAAGTTAAGTCTAAAAGAAGTTAAACACATGTTTATTAGACACCAAAATAACAGACAAACTATAGC TAACGAACACCTTCAGAATGATAATCATAATATGAGCCTAAAACTTATATCAACTCACTCGGAACCTGATATTACATCGAAGTATAAAGGTGATGCATCACCAGAAAACATTCCAAAATCACTGCCGAACACAACATTATCCCCTGACGAACCGAATTTATTCGCGAACTGGGATGTCTCAAACAGTTtcttaaatttagaaaaaattgtaGAAAAATCATGTGATAGCTCAAGTAAGGAGTTTGATAATACCCTTGAGGAAATAGAATACATATTGAAAAATACACCTAAAGCAGAGAAAAACAATACAGACAATAACTATCACAAAGAAACAGAATTAGAGGGGAATCAAATTCCTATCCAAGTgaataaagaaaaagtgactttGAATGCAAAACCCTCAGCTGTAGTAACCCCGATGAAGCATTTCCAGAAAGAGAAAGAAGTATTTGCTACTCCGTCATCTGTGCTACATACAAAACCCGCCTTATGTAGAACACCAGCTAACGCTCCATTTTTCAAGAAGCCATCCACATCCTCAGTAAAAAAAACTCCTGGCAAAAACAATGCATTTCAACATATTGCTAGTCCTGTGGCATACTACATCAACAATAGCCCACAAATTCCATTGATACGGAATGTGCACCCTAAGAAAACCTTGCCAGGACTATCATCCATACCAAAGCTTGTGAAGAGTTCTATAAGCAAGCCAAGTAATAAAGAGAATGTCTATCTTCCTTCTGTTGCATATAAAAGTGCAAAGAAAACCACTGtg ATTGATGTATCAAATGCACCCAAGATGCCACAAAGTCAATGGGCAAAGAAATTGACAGAGTCATTGCCAAGGCCTGCAGTAATAAAACACATACACAGAGAAAAAGACttcttaaataaacaattactaAGGCAGCCAGAAGACAGTTTTGGTGACTTATCACTCCATCAAGCTGATATATCGGTTTGTACTAAGAAAGCTGCATTTTAA